The proteins below are encoded in one region of Hordeum vulgare subsp. vulgare chromosome 3H, MorexV3_pseudomolecules_assembly, whole genome shotgun sequence:
- the LOC123441328 gene encoding calcium-transporting ATPase 7, plasma membrane-type-like, which translates to MYMPHEDEGHSHAEADADAAAVSSSIRGLVKDKCHDCFRRLGGSTGIAAKLTSHPKRGIRDEDMTLSWRKKEFGDNTCPKPRPRTFFRHVLDALGHVSVVALLASAAVSLGLGIMEHGVKDGWYDGATIFLAAFVVFGVTAVISHAQAKRDHKLATESANLVVTVVRAARRQEISVFDVVVGDVLILKTGDVVPADGVFLDGHGFQVDESSLTGHPGPIDIDAGTNPFLASGVKVVNGHGSMLVTAVGTNTTAWSILSTLKLNTRPAPLEERLESLISTIGKATVAVALVAFTVLLVRHFTNSSTGKPLLIEKGVPIAVSLMATFAMKMMVKDKALVHSLSASVTVICTDMTGMLTLNRMEVTEFWVGTARPRTPTAISSSVVGLLCQGVGLNTTGSVYKPDNVSQPEISGSPVEKALLSWATADLSMDAAALKRSCKVVHVEAFNSDEKPSPSRAIIRDKATRLLVAHWKGGAEVLLAMCSMYMDTDATVRELGVEQRNKLEKVIRDMVASGLRCLGFAYKKVDDTEQSKVHHLEELTLLGIVGLKDTCRPEVNATIEDCTKASMAVKMLTGDNILMALTIAKECGIISSNDPDGVVIEGHQFRAMSVTRQLQMVDKIRVMASSRPQDKLLLVKRLKHKGHVVAVTAGEGINDAAALKEADVVLCMDVHGTDVSTDTIFLNGKFDVVVKATRWGRCAYHNFQKFIQFHIIVNAVAIIVNFMSAVTMGNVPLTTVQIMWVNLVMGVMSTLALSTDKPTDALMESPPISRTTRLINNAMCYIMAAQAMFQIAVLLGLQFLGNDDQASATMIFNVFMLFQVFNEFNMRDNVLAGVLKNRMFLLIVALALVLQVVTVEVLTKFVGTTKLGLGQWGVCLAIATVSWPVGWAVKFIPVPVRSS; encoded by the coding sequence ATGTACATGCCCCACGAGGACGAAGGTCACTCTCACGCTGAAGCTGATGCTGATGCTGCTGCAGTCTCCTCCTCCATCaggggcctcgtcaaggataagTGCCATGACTGCTTTCGCCGCCTCGGCGGAAGCACCGGCATCGCGGCCAAGCTCACTTCCCACCCGAAGCGGGGCATCAGGGACGAGGACATGACGTTGAGCTGGCGCAAGAAGGAGTTCGGCGACAATACGTGCCCCAAGcccaggcccaggaccttcttccGCCACGTCTTGGACGCGCTCGGCCACGTCTCCGTCGTCGCGCTACTCGCCAGTGCCGCCGTCTCCCTCGGCTTAGGCATCATGGAGCATGGCGTCAAGGACGGGTGGTACGACGGTGCCACCATCTTCCTCGCCGCATTCGTCGTCTTCGGCGTCACCGCGGTCATCAGCCACGCCCAGGCCAAGAGGGACCACAAGCTCGCCACCGAGTCCGCCAACCTTGTCGTCACCGTCGTCCGCGCCGCCAGGAGACAGGAGATCTCCGTATTTGACGTCGTCGTCGGCGACGTGCTCATACTCAAGACCGGCGACGTCGTTCCAGCGGACGGGGTGTTCCTAGACGGCCACGGCTTCCAGGTGGACGAGTCGAGTTTGACGGGACATCCCGGCCCTATCGACATCGACGCCGGGACgaaccccttcctcgcctccggcgTGAAGGTCGTCAACGGCCACGGCTCCATGCTCGTCACCGCCGTCGGCACCAACACCACGGCTTGGAGCATCCTCTCAACGTTGAAATTGAACACTCGCCCGGCGCCGCTAGAGGAGCGCCTCGAGAGTCTCATTTCAACCATCGGCAAGGCTACCGTCGCCGTCGCGCTTGTCGCCTTCACCGTGCTCCTCGTTCGCCATTTCACCAACAGTAGCACGGGAAAGCCGCTGTTGATTGAAAAGGGCGTGCCGATTGCGGTGTCTCTCATGGCCACCTTTgccatgaagatgatggtgaaGGATAAGGCGCTGGTGCACAGTTTGTCGGCGTCGGTCACGGTCATCTGCACCGACATGACCGGAATGCTCACCCTCAACAGGATGGAGGTGACCGAGTTCTGGGTCGGCACTGCCCGACCTAGAACCCCCACGGCGATATCTAGCAGCGTCGTTGGCCTGCTGTGCCAGGGCGTCGGGCTCAACACCACCGGAAGCGTGTACAAGCCGGACAATGTATCCCAACCGGAGATATCGGGCAGCCCGGTGGAGAAGGCACTTCTGTCATGGGCCACGGCGGACCTCTCCATGGATGCTGCCGCCTTGAAGAGGAGCTGCAAGGTAGTACATGTGGAGGCTTTCAACTCCGACGAGAAGCCCAGCCCCAGCCGTGCAATAATCAGGGACAAGGCCACACGTTTGTTGGTCGCGCACTGGAAAGGCGGCGCGGAGGTGCTCCTTGCCATGTGCTCCATGTACATGGACACGGATGCAACGGTGCGTGAACTCGGTGTGGAGCAGCGGAACAAGCTTGAGAAGGTGATCCGCGATATGGTGGCAAGCGGCCTCCGGTGCCTCGGCTTTGCTTATAAAAAGGTTGACGACACTGAGCAATCAAAGGTTCATCACCTGGAGGAACTGACATTGTTAGGTATAGTCGGCTTGAAAGACACTTGCCGACCAGAGGTCAATGCCACCATTGAAGATTGCACAAAGGCAAGCATGGCCGTGAAGATGCTCACCGGCGATAACATCCTCATGGCCCTTACTATCGCCAAGGAGTGCGGCATCATTTCGAGCAATGACCCCGACGGAGTCGTCATCGAGGGACACCAGTTCCGGGCCATGTCAGTGACACGACAACTCCAGATGGTGGACAAGATCCGTGTCATGGCGAGTTCCCGGCCCCAAGACAAGCTGTTGCTGGTGAAGCGGCTGAAGCACAAGGGCCACGTGGTGGCCGTGACCGCCGGCGAGGGCATCAATGATGCGGCGGCTCTCAAGGAGGCCGACGTGGTGCTGTGCATGGACGTCCATGGCACCGATGTCTCCACGGACACCATCTTCCTCAACGGCAAGTTCGACGTAGTGGTGAAGGCTACCCGGTGGGGACGCTGTGCCTATCACAACTTCCAGAAGTTCATCCAGTTCCACATCATCGTCAACGCCGTCGCAATCATCGTCAACTTCATGTCGGCGGTCACCATGGGTAACGTTCCACTGACCACCGTGCAAATCATGTGGGTGAACCTGGTGATGGGCGTCATGAGCACGCTGGCGCTATCCACTGACAAGCCCACCGACGCGCTCATGGAATCCCCACCCATTTCCCGCACGACACGGCTCATCAACAATGCCATGTGTTACATCATGGCCGCGCAGGCAATGTTTCAGATCGCCGTGCTGCTGGGGCTCCAATTCCTTGGCAACGATGACCAAGCCAGTGCCACCAtgatcttcaatgtcttcatgctCTTCCAGGTGTTCAACGAGTTCAACATgagggacaacgtccttgccggggTGCTCAAGAATAGGATGTTCCTCCTCATCGTCGCCCTGGCGCTCGTGCTGCAGGTGGTGACGGTGGAGGTGCTCACGAAGTTCGTTGGTACCACGAAGCTCGGCTTGGGGCAATGGGGCGTCTGCCTCGCCATCGCCACCGTGTCGTGGCCCGTTGGTTGGGCCGTCAAGTTCATCCCAGTGCCGGTTCGTAGCAGTTGA
- the LOC123441329 gene encoding calcium-transporting ATPase 7, plasma membrane-type-like — protein MYMPHEDEGHSHAEADADAAAVSSSIRGLVKDKCHDCFRRLGGSTGIAAKLTSHPKRGIRDEDMTLSWRKKEFGDNTCPKPRPRTFFRHVLDALGHVSVVALLASAAVSLGLGIMEHGVKDGWYDGATIFLAAFVVFGVTAVISHAQAKRDHKLATESANLVVTVVRAARRQEISVFDVVVGDVLILKTGDVVPADGVFLDGHGFQVDESSLTGHPGPIDIDAGTNPFLASGVKVVNGHGSMLVTAVGTNTTAWSILSTLKLNTRPAPLEERLESLISTIGKATVAVALVAFTVLLVRHFTNSSTGKPLLIEKGVPIAVSLMATFAMKMMVKDKALVHSLSASVTVICTDMTGMLTLNRMEVTEFWVGTARPRTPTAISSSVVGLLCQGVGLNTTGSVYKPDNVSQPEISGSPVEKALLSWATADLSMDAAALKRSCKVVHVEAFNSDEKPSPSRAIIRDKATRLLVAHWKGGAEVLLAMCSMYMDTDATVRELGVEQRNKLEKVIRDMVASGLRCLGFAYKKVDDTEQSKVHHLEELTLLGIVGLKDTCRPEVNATIEDCTKASMAVKMLTGDNILMALTIAKECGIISSNDPDGVVIEGHQFRAMSVTRQLQMVDKIRVMASSRPQDKLLLVKRLKHKGHVVAVTAGEGINDAAALKEADVVLCMDVHGTDVSTDTIFLNGKFDVVVKATRWGRCAYHNFQKFIQFHIIVNAVAIIVNFMSAVTMGNVPLTTVQIMWVNLVMGVMSTLALSTDKPTDALMESPPISRTTRLINNAMCYIMAAQAMFQIAVLLGLQFLGNDDQASATMIFNVFMLFQVFNEFNMRDNVLAGVLKNRMFLLIVALALVLQVVTVEVLTKFVGTTKLGLGQWGVCLAIATVSWPVGWAVKFIPVPVRSS, from the coding sequence ATGTACATGCCCCACGAGGACGAAGGTCACTCTCACGCTGAAGCTGATGCTGATGCTGCTGCAGTCTCCTCCTCCATCaggggcctcgtcaaggataagTGCCATGACTGCTTTCGCCGCCTCGGCGGAAGCACCGGCATCGCGGCCAAGCTCACTTCCCACCCGAAGCGGGGCATCAGGGACGAGGACATGACGTTGAGCTGGCGCAAGAAGGAGTTCGGCGACAATACGTGCCCCAAGcccaggcccaggaccttcttccGCCACGTCTTGGACGCGCTCGGCCACGTCTCCGTCGTCGCGCTACTCGCCAGTGCCGCCGTCTCCCTCGGCTTAGGCATCATGGAGCATGGCGTCAAGGACGGCTGGTACGACGGTGCCACCATCTTCCTCGCCGCATTCGTCGTCTTCGGCGTCACCGCGGTCATCAGCCACGCCCAGGCCAAGAGGGACCACAAGCTCGCCACCGAGTCCGCCAACCTTGTCGTCACCGTCGTCCGCGCCGCCAGGAGACAGGAGATCTCCGTATTTGACGTCGTCGTCGGCGACGTGCTCATACTCAAGACCGGCGACGTCGTTCCAGCGGACGGGGTGTTCCTAGACGGCCACGGCTTCCAGGTGGACGAGTCGAGTTTGACGGGACATCCCGGCCCTATCGACATCGACGCCGGGACgaaccccttcctcgcctccggcgTGAAGGTCGTCAACGGCCACGGCTCCATGCTCGTCACCGCCGTCGGCACCAACACCACGGCTTGGAGCATCCTCTCAACGTTGAAATTGAACACTCGCCCGGCGCCGCTAGAGGAGCGCCTCGAGAGTCTCATTTCAACCATCGGCAAGGCTACCGTCGCCGTCGCGCTTGTCGCCTTCACCGTGCTCCTCGTTCGCCATTTCACCAACAGTAGCACGGGAAAGCCGCTGTTGATTGAAAAGGGCGTGCCGATTGCGGTGTCTCTCATGGCCACCTTTgccatgaagatgatggtgaaGGATAAGGCGCTGGTGCACAGTTTGTCGGCGTCGGTCACGGTCATCTGCACCGACATGACCGGAATGCTCACCCTCAACAGGATGGAGGTGACCGAGTTCTGGGTCGGCACTGCCCGACCTAGAACCCCCACGGCGATATCTAGCAGCGTCGTTGGCCTGCTGTGCCAGGGCGTCGGGCTCAACACCACCGGAAGCGTGTACAAGCCGGACAATGTATCCCAACCGGAGATATCGGGCAGCCCGGTGGAGAAGGCACTTCTGTCATGGGCCACGGCGGACCTCTCCATGGATGCTGCCGCCTTGAAGAGGAGCTGCAAGGTAGTACATGTGGAGGCTTTCAACTCCGACGAGAAGCCCAGCCCCAGCCGTGCAATAATCAGGGACAAGGCCACACGTTTGTTGGTCGCGCACTGGAAAGGCGGCGCGGAGGTGCTCCTTGCCATGTGCTCCATGTACATGGACACGGATGCAACGGTGCGTGAACTCGGTGTGGAGCAGCGGAACAAGCTTGAGAAGGTGATCCGCGATATGGTGGCAAGCGGCCTCCGGTGCCTCGGCTTTGCTTATAAAAAGGTTGACGACACTGAGCAATCAAAGGTTCATCACCTGGAGGAACTGACATTGTTAGGTATAGTCGGCTTGAAAGACACTTGCCGACCAGAGGTCAATGCCACCATTGAAGATTGCACAAAGGCAAGCATGGCCGTGAAGATGCTCACCGGCGATAACATCCTCATGGCCCTTACTATCGCCAAGGAGTGCGGCATCATTTCGAGCAATGACCCCGACGGAGTCGTCATCGAGGGACACCAGTTCCGGGCCATGTCAGTGACACGACAACTCCAGATGGTGGACAAGATCCGTGTCATGGCGAGTTCCCGGCCCCAAGACAAGCTGTTGCTGGTGAAGCGGCTGAAGCACAAGGGCCACGTGGTGGCCGTGACCGCCGGCGAGGGCATCAATGATGCGGCGGCTCTCAAGGAGGCCGACGTGGTGCTGTGCATGGACGTCCATGGCACCGATGTCTCCACGGACACCATCTTCCTCAACGGCAAGTTCGACGTAGTGGTGAAGGCTACCCGGTGGGGACGCTGTGCCTATCACAACTTCCAGAAGTTCATCCAGTTCCACATCATCGTCAACGCCGTCGCAATCATCGTCAACTTCATGTCGGCGGTCACCATGGGTAACGTTCCACTGACCACCGTGCAAATCATGTGGGTGAACCTGGTGATGGGCGTCATGAGCACGCTGGCGCTATCCACTGACAAGCCCACCGACGCGCTCATGGAATCCCCACCCATTTCCCGCACGACACGGCTCATCAACAATGCCATGTGTTACATCATGGCCGCGCAGGCAATGTTTCAGATCGCCGTGCTGCTGGGGCTCCAATTCCTTGGCAACGATGACCAAGCCAGTGCCACCAtgatcttcaatgtcttcatgctCTTCCAGGTGTTCAACGAGTTCAACATgagggacaacgtccttgccggggTGCTCAAGAATAGGATGTTCCTCCTCATCGTCGCCCTGGCGCTCGTGCTGCAGGTGGTGACGGTGGAGGTGCTCACGAAGTTCGTTGGTACCACGAAGCTCGGCTTGGGGCAATGGGGCGTCTGCCTCGCCATCGCCACCGTGTCGTGGCCCGTTGGTTGGGCCGTCAAGTTCATCCCAGTGCCGGTTCGTAGCAGTTGA